Genomic window (Roseimicrobium gellanilyticum):
GTGAGGCAGGCACACGCCGCGACGTCAGACTTTCAGGCCTTCTTCTTAGCTCCGAACAGTTTCTGGCCCAAGGCGTACACGATGCATCCTACCAGCAACAAGGGCAACAGCATCGCCAGCCCTCCGCAGAAAACGCTGAACTTCCAGTTGGCGACCACGAACATTTTCAATTCGGTAGCCTGGGAGTCCTTCAGGAAGGTGTTGGACTTCTCCAGCACGGAATCGAGGTTGAAGGGCGTCACCGGCACCGGAGCCTCCTGGCTTTCTCCCTTGATGACGAGGAAGCCCTGATCCTCAGACGTGATCTTCTCGTTTCGGCCACTGCGCCGCTCGACCCTGGTGGATCCACCCTTGAAGTCCCTTCCCACGCTCACCACAGGATCGATGGTGTACGTTTTGAACGGGATGAAGAAGTACAGGCAGACACTTGCCTTGGCGGAGACCCGCTCCCCTTGACGCTCAAACTTGACCCACGCCACCGGACAAAGGGCCGTGACCAATGCCGGGACGCCGAAGCAGACGAGCAGGGCAAAGAATTGGAGGAAGAGGTTCAGCGGATCATTCTTGGCACCGGTTCTTCTAACCGGTGGATCATCATTGAAGATGGGGCTGACGCTGTTGCTCACAAATCTCCCTCACGCATCATGCCGTGCATCATGCAATGGAAAAAGTGAGCTCACTTGGACGCCTGCTTTTTGGGCTTCCCGCCTCCCTGCGGCACTACTTTGACCGCATCGGCCGGGACGGGAGCCTGGGCGGGAGTAAGTAGCGGCAGGTCTGCGGGGAGATGCTTCACGAAGAAATCCTTGTACTGGATCTTCATGGCGGGACCCACGTGTACCTGCACCGCGACGACACCTTCCAAGGCGCGACCTGTTTCATCCAAGTCGACTACGTCCACGGTCTGCACGCCATCGATCCAATGCTGGTGATGATTGCCCTCCACGACTACGCGGTAGTCATGCCACTCGTCCGGTGGGAAGACTTGCGTGGGCAGCTTCCCCACGACCCAAGGCTGGCCCTGGGGATCGATGACCACCTTCTCTCCCGTGTGCGCGAGAATGCGGCGGCCACGCTCCTCATAGAGCATGCCGTTGTAGTCCTCTCGCGCGGGCACCACATCGCACTGATAGCCGGTGACCACCCATTCACCGAGGTCTGGCCGCTCCTTGCCGCGGTACTGCAGCCCGCTGTTGCCACCCTTGGTGACCTTGACCTTCACGCGCAGCTCGAAGTTCTTCACCTGACCACCCTTCCAGGTGATGAAGCGGTTGTAGTCGAGCTTGCCATCCGTCACACCGGTCAGGGCGCCGTCTTCCACAGACCAGTATTTGTCACTGCCACTCCAGCCTTCGAGACTTCTGCCGTTGAAGATGGCTATAAATCCCTCTGGTGGGGACGGTGCTTTCTCCTCCGCAGCGACAGGCAGCACGAAAGCAAGGAGTGAAAGAAACGGAAGTAATCTGTGCATGATGTTTTGAGTTGGACCGGCTGCTGATAAACGGAGGCATGGCGTGACTCTCTTTCACGATCCACAGACGCAGGTCCCTCCGCCTTTGCGCGCCTTGACTTCTCTCCAAGCAAACGCGGTATTAGCGCCCGATACCTTCATGCACACTCTCAACCCCATCGCCACCCTGCGTACGTGTTATACGGACAAGTTCGGTGTGCCGCGTCAGTCCGGGCTAGCCTCGAGCG
Coding sequences:
- a CDS encoding 3-keto-disaccharide hydrolase → MHRLLPFLSLLAFVLPVAAEEKAPSPPEGFIAIFNGRSLEGWSGSDKYWSVEDGALTGVTDGKLDYNRFITWKGGQVKNFELRVKVKVTKGGNSGLQYRGKERPDLGEWVVTGYQCDVVPAREDYNGMLYEERGRRILAHTGEKVVIDPQGQPWVVGKLPTQVFPPDEWHDYRVVVEGNHHQHWIDGVQTVDVVDLDETGRALEGVVAVQVHVGPAMKIQYKDFFVKHLPADLPLLTPAQAPVPADAVKVVPQGGGKPKKQASK